From a region of the Janthinobacterium sp. 61 genome:
- a CDS encoding cell division protein ZipA C-terminal FtsZ-binding domain-containing protein codes for MTDLQITLFGAGGVFIVGVFSYNKWQEYKAKKSVERAFSTDHDDVLMREGDAPVTDVPEPVLRQEPRFDAAPAAKAEPSFGAPPAAPVSDAPVHAEPSLGDSPAEPVQAPAAEPVQEVSAASEQATSLVDPLIDCLLPLSLEAPVRGDKILPVLQTLRLVGNKPVHFIGLHVNGDWEPITHGGVYTKMQGGVQLASRSTALNELEYSELVTRLRGVADEIGAEPEVPDMMEVMAEARNLHRFVAGHDAQLGVNLHTNGAPWAISTLLFALEKQGFDVRPDGRFVMPDGDGSYLFSLSTNVTLAEETTPRLTLLLDVPCVAPARDGFGSMVACAKALVGRLDATIVDDYNQALSDAALAEIAGQVQEFYQEMDAADIPAGSTRALRLFS; via the coding sequence ATGACAGACTTACAAATTACCTTGTTCGGCGCCGGCGGCGTCTTTATCGTCGGTGTTTTCTCATACAACAAATGGCAGGAGTACAAGGCCAAGAAAAGCGTGGAACGGGCCTTTTCCACCGACCACGACGATGTGCTGATGCGCGAGGGCGACGCCCCCGTGACGGATGTCCCGGAACCTGTCTTGCGCCAGGAACCGCGCTTTGATGCCGCGCCTGCCGCCAAGGCCGAACCGTCGTTCGGCGCGCCGCCGGCGGCACCCGTGTCCGACGCCCCTGTGCATGCGGAACCGTCGCTGGGGGATAGCCCAGCCGAGCCGGTCCAGGCACCTGCTGCCGAGCCCGTGCAAGAGGTGAGCGCCGCCAGCGAACAGGCGACCAGCCTGGTTGACCCGCTGATCGATTGCCTGCTGCCCCTGTCGCTGGAAGCGCCCGTGCGGGGCGACAAGATCCTGCCGGTCCTGCAAACCTTGCGCCTGGTGGGCAACAAGCCCGTGCACTTCATTGGCTTGCACGTGAATGGCGACTGGGAACCGATCACGCATGGCGGTGTCTATACCAAGATGCAGGGCGGCGTGCAGCTGGCCAGCCGCAGCACGGCCTTGAATGAACTGGAATACTCGGAACTGGTTACGCGGCTGCGCGGTGTGGCGGACGAAATCGGCGCCGAACCGGAAGTGCCCGACATGATGGAAGTGATGGCCGAAGCGCGCAATCTGCACCGCTTTGTTGCCGGTCACGATGCCCAGCTGGGCGTCAACCTGCACACGAACGGCGCGCCATGGGCCATTTCCACCTTGCTCTTCGCCTTGGAAAAGCAAGGCTTTGATGTGCGTCCGGACGGCCGTTTCGTCATGCCTGATGGCGACGGCAGCTATCTGTTCTCGCTGTCGACGAATGTCACGCTGGCCGAGGAAACCACGCCCCGCCTGACCCTGCTGCTGGACGTGCCTTGCGTGGCGCCCGCGCGCGACGGCTTCGGCTCCATGGTTGCCTGCGCCAAAGCGCTGGTGGGCCGCCTCGACGCGACCATCGTCGACGATTACAACCAGGCCTTGTCCGATGCGGCCCTGGCCGAGATCGCCGGCCAGGTGCAAGAGTTTTACCAGGAAATGGACGCGGCCGACATTCCGGCCGGTTCCACCCGCGCCCTGCGTTTATTTAGCTGA